The following coding sequences lie in one Bacteroides helcogenes P 36-108 genomic window:
- a CDS encoding YifB family Mg chelatase-like AAA ATPase has translation MLIKVFGAAVQGIDATLITIEVNSTRGCMFYLVGLPDSTVKESHQRIISALQVNGYRMPTSNIVINMAPADIRKEGSAYDLPLAIGMLAASEVIQPDKLHKYLLMGELSLDGSLQPIKGALPIAIKARELGFEGMIVPRQNAREAAVVNKLQIYGADNIKEVVEFFNGKQTLDATQINTREEFYTQQSNFDFDFSEVKGQENVKRALEVAAAGSHNILLIGSPGSGKSMLAKRLPSILPPLSLGESLETTKIHSVAGKLGKDGSLISRRPFRDPHHTISTVAMTGGGSFPQPGEISLAHNGILYLDELPEYQRNVLEVLRQPLEDRKITVARIRCNVEYPASFMLVASMNPCPCGYYNHPTKACVCSPGQVQKYLNRISGPLLDRIDLQIEVIPVPFEKMADANPGESSADIRKRVIAARQIQEKRYTDIPGIYCNAQMNSKLLALYARPDEKGLALLKNAMNRLNLSARAYDRILKVSRTIADLEGCEFIQTGHLAEAIGYRNLDREDWAG, from the coding sequence GTGCTTATAAAAGTCTTTGGGGCTGCTGTTCAAGGCATTGATGCTACCCTCATCACTATCGAAGTCAACAGCACCAGAGGCTGTATGTTTTATTTAGTAGGTTTGCCCGACTCAACAGTCAAGGAAAGCCACCAGCGCATTATTTCCGCCCTGCAAGTAAATGGCTATCGGATGCCGACCAGCAATATCGTCATCAATATGGCTCCGGCAGATATCCGTAAAGAGGGTTCCGCTTATGATTTGCCACTGGCAATCGGTATGCTGGCCGCCAGTGAGGTCATTCAACCAGACAAGCTGCACAAATACCTGCTGATGGGGGAACTCAGTCTTGACGGCAGCCTCCAGCCCATTAAAGGAGCGCTTCCCATAGCCATCAAAGCCAGAGAACTTGGATTTGAGGGCATGATAGTGCCCCGGCAAAACGCACGGGAGGCAGCAGTTGTAAACAAACTGCAAATTTATGGGGCAGACAACATCAAGGAAGTTGTGGAGTTCTTCAACGGGAAACAAACACTGGATGCGACGCAAATCAATACACGTGAAGAATTTTATACCCAGCAGAGTAACTTTGATTTTGACTTTTCCGAAGTAAAGGGGCAAGAAAACGTGAAACGTGCCTTGGAAGTAGCTGCTGCCGGAAGCCACAATATACTTCTCATCGGCTCTCCCGGAAGTGGCAAATCCATGCTGGCCAAACGCCTCCCTTCCATATTGCCGCCACTGTCATTGGGCGAAAGCCTTGAAACGACCAAAATACATTCCGTCGCCGGAAAGTTGGGCAAGGACGGAAGTCTCATTTCCAGGCGGCCGTTTCGTGACCCTCACCACACGATTTCCACAGTAGCCATGACAGGAGGAGGAAGTTTCCCCCAACCCGGTGAAATCAGCTTGGCGCACAACGGAATCCTATATCTTGACGAATTGCCCGAATACCAACGCAATGTTCTGGAAGTTCTCAGACAGCCACTCGAAGACCGGAAGATTACGGTGGCCCGCATCAGATGCAATGTGGAATATCCTGCCAGCTTCATGCTTGTAGCATCCATGAACCCTTGTCCCTGCGGATATTACAACCATCCGACAAAAGCCTGTGTATGCAGTCCGGGACAAGTACAAAAGTACCTGAACCGCATATCAGGACCTCTGTTGGACCGCATCGACTTGCAAATCGAGGTCATTCCCGTTCCTTTTGAAAAGATGGCGGACGCAAACCCCGGAGAATCAAGTGCTGATATCCGCAAACGCGTAATAGCCGCCCGGCAGATTCAGGAAAAAAGATACACAGACATACCCGGCATATATTGCAATGCACAAATGAACAGCAAACTGCTTGCCCTCTATGCCCGCCCCGATGAAAAAGGGCTCGCCTTGCTGAAAAATGCCATGAACCGGCTTAATCTTTCCGCACGTGCCTATGACCGCATATTGAAAGTATCGCGAACCATCGCAGACCTTGAGGGTTGCGAGTTCATACAGACCGGACATCTGGCTGAAGCCATAGGATACAGGAATCTGGACAGGGAAGACTGGGCAGGATAG
- a CDS encoding TlpA disulfide reductase family protein yields the protein MKKIYLTYFLLIVLSACGSKKTDSVSLNGEIKGLGNDTLYLYGADELYNRMDTLIAKDGKFSATLSTDTLVAVWLLFSDGTEYPLFMDKRDKIQIKGSAAELTSLDITGNICNEELTTFQNSLKGLAKPSDKVLEEKAEAFISSHHSSLASIYLLEKYFVQKPRPDYALIKKLTDRMTGKLKDRPYIDELLNRIQEEEKVSVGKTAPYFHLPNIKGKDISRSDFTGKYLLIHFWASWDQQSREANAGLRQVYKKEQKNKNFALLGISLDIDRKMWKETIKKDTLSWEQTCDFTGFQTEAAKQFAIQTLPANVLLNPDGRIEGKNMSKEAIEKKLKEIEKDKNANH from the coding sequence ATGAAAAAGATTTATCTCACATACTTCCTACTCATCGTGCTGTCTGCCTGCGGAAGCAAAAAGACGGACTCAGTAAGCCTGAACGGAGAAATCAAAGGACTGGGAAACGACACTCTTTACCTTTATGGAGCAGATGAACTGTACAATCGTATGGATACCTTAATTGCAAAAGACGGCAAATTCTCCGCAACTCTTTCCACCGATACATTAGTGGCCGTATGGCTATTGTTCAGTGACGGAACGGAATACCCGCTTTTTATGGACAAGAGAGACAAAATACAAATCAAAGGTTCTGCAGCCGAACTGACGTCATTGGACATAACCGGAAACATCTGCAATGAAGAACTTACCACTTTTCAAAATAGCCTGAAAGGATTGGCAAAACCTTCCGACAAGGTGTTGGAAGAAAAAGCCGAGGCATTCATCAGCAGCCATCATTCCTCATTGGCAAGCATCTATCTCTTAGAAAAATACTTCGTACAAAAGCCCCGTCCAGACTATGCACTCATCAAGAAACTTACAGACCGAATGACGGGAAAGCTTAAAGACCGGCCTTATATAGATGAACTTTTGAACCGCATTCAGGAAGAAGAAAAAGTATCCGTCGGCAAAACAGCCCCATACTTCCATCTTCCCAACATAAAAGGAAAGGACATAAGTCGTTCCGACTTCACAGGCAAATATCTGCTGATACACTTTTGGGCTTCTTGGGACCAGCAAAGCAGGGAGGCCAATGCCGGGTTACGCCAAGTATATAAGAAAGAACAGAAAAACAAGAACTTCGCACTGTTAGGCATTTCTTTGGATATCGACCGGAAAATGTGGAAAGAAACCATTAAAAAAGACACGTTAAGTTGGGAGCAGACCTGCGACTTCACCGGATTTCAGACAGAAGCCGCCAAACAATTTGCCATCCAGACATTGCCGGCCAACGTCCTGCTCAATCCCGATGGCAGAATTGAAGGAAAGAACATGAGCAAAGAAGCCATCGAGAAGAAATTAAAAGAGATAGAAAAAGATAAAAACGCTAATCACTAA
- a CDS encoding tetratricopeptide repeat protein, which translates to MTKKMYLPFLMACVVALLSSCSSKMGELSSDYFTVTPQVLEAVGGKVPATINGKFPEKYFNKKAVVEVTPVLRWNGGEAKGQSAVFQGEKVEGNDQTISYKMGGNYTMKTSFDYVPEMAKSELYLEFKATIGNKTISIPAVKVADGVISTSEMIEQTLSSANPANGDDAFQRIIKEKHDANIMFLIQQANVRASELKTAKDFGKEAKDVNDAVNKKISNIEISAYASPDGGMDLNTKLAENRQDNTAKIISKDLKKAKIDAAVDTKYTAEDWEGFQELVSKSNIQDKELILRVLSMYSDPEQREQEIKNISSVYKTLADEVLPQLRRSRLTLNYDVIGKSDEEIATLAGSDAKQLSIEELLYAATLTTDPAKQEAIYTKATQIYPNDFRAYNNLGKLAYQSGNLDKAESYFKKAVSIKDAPETNMNLGLIALTKGDKSAAETYLGKASGSKGLNEALGNLYVAQGQYDRAVNAFGDTKTNSAALAQILAKDYNKAKNTLANVEKPDAYTDYLMAVLGARTNNTSMVTNSLKNAVAKEPALAKKAISDLEFSKYFTNADFMNIIK; encoded by the coding sequence ATGACTAAGAAAATGTATTTGCCATTTCTAATGGCGTGCGTCGTTGCATTATTGTCATCATGCAGCAGCAAAATGGGTGAATTGTCATCGGATTATTTCACTGTAACTCCGCAAGTCCTCGAAGCCGTAGGCGGTAAAGTTCCCGCTACAATCAACGGTAAATTCCCTGAAAAGTACTTCAACAAGAAGGCAGTGGTAGAAGTAACTCCCGTACTGAGATGGAATGGCGGTGAAGCCAAAGGCCAGTCAGCCGTATTCCAAGGAGAAAAAGTAGAAGGTAACGACCAAACCATCTCTTACAAGATGGGTGGAAACTACACCATGAAGACTTCTTTCGACTATGTGCCCGAAATGGCTAAATCTGAGCTTTACTTGGAATTCAAAGCAACCATAGGCAACAAGACTATCAGCATTCCCGCCGTGAAAGTAGCCGACGGTGTGATTTCCACTTCCGAAATGATAGAACAAACCCTGAGCAGCGCTAATCCGGCCAACGGTGACGATGCTTTCCAACGTATCATAAAGGAAAAGCATGACGCCAATATCATGTTCTTGATTCAGCAGGCCAACGTACGCGCCAGTGAACTGAAAACCGCCAAAGACTTCGGTAAAGAAGCAAAAGATGTAAATGATGCCGTAAACAAGAAAATCAGCAATATCGAAATCTCCGCATACGCTTCTCCGGACGGTGGCATGGACTTGAACACCAAATTGGCCGAAAACCGTCAGGACAACACTGCCAAGATCATCAGCAAAGACCTGAAGAAAGCCAAAATTGATGCCGCGGTAGATACCAAATACACAGCAGAAGACTGGGAAGGCTTCCAGGAATTGGTTTCCAAATCGAACATACAGGACAAAGAACTAATTCTTCGCGTTCTTTCCATGTATTCTGATCCCGAACAAAGAGAACAGGAAATCAAGAACATCTCTTCCGTTTACAAGACTTTGGCTGACGAAGTTCTGCCTCAGTTACGCCGTTCTCGTCTGACCCTGAACTATGATGTTATCGGTAAGTCCGACGAAGAAATCGCAACTCTGGCAGGCAGCGATGCAAAGCAGTTGAGCATTGAAGAATTGCTATATGCCGCTACCCTGACTACAGACCCCGCCAAACAGGAAGCAATCTATACAAAAGCAACTCAAATCTATCCGAATGATTTCCGTGCTTACAACAACTTAGGCAAATTAGCCTATCAGTCTGGCAATCTTGACAAGGCCGAAAGCTACTTCAAGAAAGCTGTTTCAATCAAGGACGCCCCCGAAACAAATATGAACCTCGGCCTGATAGCCTTGACCAAAGGTGACAAGTCCGCTGCCGAAACATATTTGGGCAAAGCTTCCGGTTCCAAAGGCCTGAACGAAGCCTTGGGTAATCTGTACGTAGCCCAAGGACAATATGACAGAGCCGTAAATGCTTTCGGTGACACAAAGACCAACAGTGCCGCTTTGGCACAAATCTTAGCCAAAGATTACAATAAAGCTAAGAACACTCTGGCAAATGTCGAGAAACCCGATGCATATACAGATTACCTGATGGCTGTACTTGGTGCAAGAACCAACAACACATCTATGGTGACAAACAGCTTAAAAAATGCAGTTGCCAAAGAACCGGCCCTGGCAAAGAAGGCTATTTCTGATCTGGAATTCTCCAAATACTTTACAAATGCCGACTTTATGAATATCATCAAATAA
- the xerD gene encoding site-specific tyrosine recombinase XerD, which translates to MKSEEKSTNKEKQALIIRKYNQYLRLEKSLSPNTLDAYQTDLEKLLRFLEDEKIDILAVTLDDLQRFTAGLHDIGIHPRSQARILSGIKSFFHFLVLAGYLENDPSELLEGPKIGFKLPEVLTVEEIDRIIAAIDMNTNEGQRNRAILETLYSCGLRVSELCNLKISDLYFNEGFIKVEGKGSKQRLVPISHRAITEITNWLDDRKERWKIKKDFEDYVFLARWGNGISRIMIFHFIKELAEKAGITKSISPHTFRHSFATHLLEGGANLRAIQCMLGHESIATTEIYTHIDRNMLRSEIIEHHPRNIKYREEQRIH; encoded by the coding sequence ATGAAATCAGAAGAAAAATCAACGAATAAGGAAAAACAAGCGTTGATAATCAGGAAGTACAACCAATATTTGCGATTGGAGAAATCCCTTTCGCCCAACACGCTCGATGCCTACCAGACCGATCTGGAGAAGCTATTGCGATTCTTGGAAGATGAAAAGATAGATATTCTTGCCGTTACCCTGGATGACTTGCAACGTTTCACAGCCGGTTTACATGACATCGGCATTCATCCGCGCTCACAGGCCCGTATCCTGTCGGGCATAAAGTCTTTCTTTCATTTTCTTGTCTTAGCCGGCTATCTGGAAAACGACCCGAGTGAACTCCTCGAAGGCCCCAAAATAGGATTCAAATTACCGGAAGTGTTGACTGTGGAAGAAATAGACCGCATCATTGCCGCCATCGACATGAACACCAACGAGGGACAGCGCAACCGGGCTATTCTCGAAACCCTGTATAGCTGCGGGCTGCGCGTATCAGAACTGTGCAACCTGAAGATCTCTGACCTATATTTCAACGAAGGCTTCATCAAGGTAGAAGGAAAAGGAAGCAAGCAGCGCCTTGTCCCTATCTCCCACCGTGCCATCACCGAAATTACAAACTGGCTCGACGACCGTAAGGAGCGCTGGAAAATTAAGAAGGATTTTGAAGATTATGTATTCCTGGCCCGTTGGGGAAATGGAATCTCACGCATCATGATATTCCACTTTATCAAAGAATTGGCAGAAAAGGCAGGAATCACCAAGAGTATCAGTCCCCATACATTCCGCCACTCCTTTGCCACTCATCTTTTGGAAGGAGGAGCCAACCTGCGTGCCATCCAGTGCATGCTGGGACATGAGTCCATTGCGACAACAGAAATTTACACCCACATTGACCGCAACATGCTGCGGAGTGAAATCATAGAGCACCATCCCCGCAACATAAAATACCGTGAGGAACAAAGAATTCATTAA
- the aroQ gene encoding type II 3-dehydroquinate dehydratase encodes MRIQIINGPNINLLGKREPSIYGSVTFEDYLAGLRGKYPDMQIDYFQSNIEGKLIDKIQQVGFDVDGIILNAGAYTHTSIALQDAIRSVTSPVIEVHISNVHAREAFRHVSMIACACKGVVCGFGLNSYRLALEALQDNNK; translated from the coding sequence ATGAGAATACAAATAATTAACGGTCCCAATATAAATTTGTTGGGTAAACGTGAACCTTCCATTTATGGTAGTGTTACTTTTGAAGACTACCTTGCCGGGCTTCGTGGAAAATATCCGGATATGCAAATTGACTATTTCCAGTCTAACATTGAGGGAAAACTTATAGACAAGATACAGCAAGTGGGGTTTGATGTGGACGGCATTATCCTGAATGCAGGTGCTTACACTCATACGTCCATCGCTCTGCAGGATGCCATCCGTTCAGTTACCTCTCCGGTGATCGAGGTACATATCTCCAATGTACATGCCCGTGAGGCCTTTCGTCATGTGTCTATGATTGCATGTGCTTGCAAAGGTGTTGTTTGCGGTTTCGGATTGAACTCCTACCGTTTGGCATTGGAAGCGCTGCAAGATAACAACAAATAA
- the pyk gene encoding pyruvate kinase, whose product MLLKQTKIVATISDQRCDVDFIKELFNAGLNVVRMNTAHLGREGAEKLINNVRTVSNRIAILMDTKGPEVRTTLLAEPIPFKIGDRVKVVGNPDRETTRECISVSYPNFVHDLDVNGHILIDDGDLELVVIEKQSDYLLCEVQNDATLGSRKSVNVPGVRINLPSLTEKDRINILYAIEKDIDFIAHSFVRNKQDILDIKAILDAHNSDIRIIAKIENQEGVDNIDEILEVADGVMVARGDLGIEVPQERIPGIQRILIRKCILAKKPVIVATQMLHTMISNPRPTRAEVTDIANAIYYRTDALMLSGETAYGKYPVEAVKTMTKVAAQAEKDKLADNDIRIPLDEDSNDVTAFLAKQAVKATTKLKIRAIITDSYSGRTARNLAAFRGKYPVLAICYKEKTMRHLALSYGVEAIYMPELANGQEYYFAALRRLLKEGRLCPTDMIGYLSSGKAGTKTSFLEINVVEDALKHAAESVLPNSNRYL is encoded by the coding sequence ATGTTATTAAAACAAACGAAAATTGTCGCTACAATCTCAGATCAGCGCTGTGATGTGGACTTTATAAAGGAGTTGTTCAATGCGGGGTTGAACGTGGTACGTATGAATACCGCCCATTTGGGACGTGAAGGAGCTGAGAAGTTGATAAACAATGTCCGTACCGTTTCGAATCGTATAGCCATTCTGATGGATACGAAAGGACCGGAAGTACGGACGACTTTACTTGCCGAACCTATTCCTTTTAAAATCGGTGACCGTGTAAAGGTAGTGGGCAACCCCGATCGGGAAACTACCCGTGAATGTATTTCTGTCTCTTATCCAAATTTTGTGCACGATTTGGACGTGAACGGACATATTCTGATTGATGACGGTGATCTGGAACTGGTGGTTATTGAGAAGCAGTCCGATTATCTGCTCTGTGAAGTTCAAAACGACGCAACTTTGGGCAGCCGTAAGAGTGTCAATGTGCCGGGTGTCCGTATCAACTTGCCCTCTTTGACAGAAAAAGACCGTATTAATATCCTTTACGCCATTGAAAAGGACATTGACTTTATTGCCCACTCTTTTGTACGCAACAAACAGGATATTCTTGACATCAAGGCTATTCTGGATGCTCATAACAGTGACATCAGAATCATCGCCAAGATTGAGAATCAGGAGGGCGTGGATAATATTGATGAAATTCTGGAGGTTGCCGATGGTGTGATGGTGGCTCGCGGGGATCTTGGCATTGAGGTTCCGCAGGAACGTATTCCGGGCATTCAGCGTATATTGATTCGTAAGTGCATTCTTGCCAAGAAGCCTGTGATTGTTGCTACTCAGATGCTTCATACCATGATTTCAAATCCCAGACCTACTCGTGCCGAGGTGACGGATATTGCCAATGCAATCTATTACCGCACAGATGCCTTGATGCTGAGTGGTGAAACGGCTTACGGCAAATATCCGGTAGAAGCTGTTAAGACTATGACAAAGGTGGCTGCTCAGGCTGAAAAGGATAAGCTTGCGGATAATGATATACGTATTCCTTTGGACGAGGACAGTAATGATGTAACCGCTTTCCTTGCAAAACAAGCCGTAAAGGCGACTACCAAGTTGAAAATCCGTGCCATTATTACAGACAGTTACAGTGGCCGTACGGCTCGCAACCTTGCAGCTTTCCGTGGTAAATATCCGGTACTTGCCATCTGCTATAAGGAAAAGACCATGCGCCATCTTGCTTTGTCCTATGGTGTAGAAGCTATTTATATGCCGGAGCTCGCCAACGGGCAGGAATATTATTTTGCCGCATTGCGCCGTTTGCTGAAGGAAGGCCGTTTATGCCCTACCGATATGATAGGCTATCTGAGCAGTGGGAAGGCCGGTACAAAGACCTCTTTCCTTGAAATCAATGTGGTGGAAGATGCTTTGAAGCATGCAGCCGAGAGTGTGCTTCCCAACAGTAACAGATACTTGTAA
- a CDS encoding O-methyltransferase, protein MTIDDYILQHIDGEGDYLKALYRDTHLKLLYPRMASGHLQGRMLKMFVRMIRPRQILEIGTYSGYSALCMAEGLPDGGMLHTFEINDEQEEFTRPWLENSAYADKIKFYIGDALELVPQLKLTFDLVFIDGDKRRYIDYYEMALNRLSDGGYIIADNTLWDGHVLEEHPHTKDLQTIGIKAFNELVAQDGRVEKVILPLRDGLTIIRKI, encoded by the coding sequence ATGACCATAGACGATTATATCCTGCAACATATTGATGGAGAAGGTGATTACCTGAAAGCACTTTATCGTGATACACACCTCAAACTGCTTTATCCCCGTATGGCTTCGGGACATCTGCAGGGGCGTATGCTTAAGATGTTTGTCAGAATGATACGTCCCCGGCAGATTCTGGAAATAGGAACTTACAGCGGTTATTCGGCTTTGTGCATGGCAGAGGGCTTGCCGGATGGAGGAATGCTGCATACCTTTGAAATAAACGATGAGCAGGAGGAGTTTACCCGTCCTTGGCTGGAAAATTCGGCTTATGCGGATAAAATAAAGTTTTATATCGGTGATGCGCTGGAACTTGTCCCTCAATTGAAGTTGACTTTTGACCTTGTTTTTATTGACGGTGACAAGCGCAGATATATTGATTATTATGAGATGGCGTTAAATCGGCTTTCCGATGGAGGATATATCATTGCTGACAATACTCTTTGGGATGGGCATGTGCTCGAAGAACATCCGCATACCAAGGATTTGCAAACCATTGGTATCAAGGCTTTCAATGAACTCGTGGCCCAAGACGGTCGGGTAGAGAAAGTAATCCTCCCTTTGCGTGATGGATTGACGATCATAAGAAAGATATGA
- a CDS encoding TolC family protein, which yields MKKILIIIMAVIAISPLFAQNNISEVLSAVEQNNTTLKALRETANSNKLGNKTGIFLSAPEIGFNYLWGNPSSIGSRKDINIKQSFDIATISGMKNRLADQQNDRVEWQYQADRMNILLEAKQYLLDLIYYNGLLKELMIRKSHAESIASSQKKRLDKGEGNVLEYNNVRLNLSKIEAEIQRIETERNATASQLTRLNGGVIVSVENDDFESLSLPTDFNSWYSVAESKNPVLAYVKSDIELNKKQLSLNKAMNLPSFSIGYMSEKTMGQRYQGVSVGVSIPLWSNKNKVKQAKAAVVAAEARRADATTQFYNQLEILYQRAAGLQEAAKTYRRSLLDANNSQLLKKALDAGEISVLDYMIQAGLYYDSVDKALAAERDYQKAFAELSAVEL from the coding sequence ATGAAAAAGATACTGATTATTATCATGGCAGTCATAGCGATAAGTCCGCTATTTGCCCAGAACAATATAAGTGAAGTTCTTTCGGCTGTAGAGCAGAACAATACGACTCTCAAAGCCTTGCGTGAAACGGCAAATTCCAATAAATTGGGGAACAAGACAGGGATATTCCTGTCTGCCCCTGAAATCGGATTCAACTATTTATGGGGAAATCCATCTTCGATAGGAAGCCGGAAAGACATCAATATTAAACAATCATTCGACATCGCCACTATATCCGGAATGAAAAACCGACTGGCTGATCAACAAAATGACAGGGTGGAATGGCAGTATCAAGCCGACCGCATGAACATTCTGCTCGAAGCCAAGCAATATCTACTCGATTTAATCTATTACAATGGTTTGCTCAAAGAGCTGATGATACGGAAATCTCATGCCGAATCCATTGCTTCGAGCCAAAAAAAGAGATTGGATAAAGGAGAAGGGAATGTTCTTGAATATAACAATGTGCGTCTGAACCTCTCAAAAATTGAAGCGGAGATACAGCGAATTGAAACGGAACGGAATGCAACAGCCTCCCAACTGACCAGGCTTAATGGTGGCGTTATCGTTTCTGTTGAAAATGATGATTTTGAGAGCCTAAGCCTACCTACTGATTTCAATAGTTGGTATAGCGTAGCGGAAAGCAAAAATCCGGTGTTAGCTTATGTGAAAAGTGACATAGAATTGAATAAGAAACAACTGTCCTTGAACAAAGCGATGAATTTACCTTCTTTTTCCATCGGTTACATGAGCGAAAAAACAATGGGACAACGGTATCAAGGCGTTTCGGTTGGCGTATCTATCCCATTGTGGAGTAACAAGAACAAAGTCAAACAAGCCAAAGCTGCGGTAGTGGCAGCAGAAGCACGCCGGGCAGATGCAACAACCCAGTTTTACAACCAACTGGAAATCTTGTATCAGCGAGCAGCAGGGTTACAGGAAGCTGCTAAGACTTATAGACGTTCGCTGCTGGATGCAAACAATAGCCAACTACTTAAAAAGGCACTTGATGCCGGTGAAATCTCTGTTTTGGACTATATGATACAGGCCGGGCTTTATTACGATTCTGTAGATAAGGCGTTAGCCGCAGAACGTGATTATCAAAAAGCATTCGCTGAGCTATCTGCAGTTGAACTGTGA